The Ahaetulla prasina isolate Xishuangbanna chromosome 14, ASM2864084v1, whole genome shotgun sequence genome includes a region encoding these proteins:
- the MSRB1 gene encoding methionine-R-sulfoxide reductase B1 yields the protein MAFCRFFGGEIYQSHFESGIYICSKCGYELFSSQSKFLHSSPWPAFTHPIHSDSISKYLERPGAFKVSCGKCGNGLGHEFLDDGPQKGQSRFUIFSSSLTFVHKVQSGKNMEK from the exons ATGGCCTTCTGCAGGTTCTTCGGCGGGGAGATCTATCAGAGCCACTTCGAGTCCG GTATATACATTTGTTCCAAATGCGGCTATGAATTATTCTCCAGCCAGTCCAAATTCCTTCATTCATCCCCTTGGCCAGCCTTTACCCATCCTATTCACAGTGACAGCATCTCCAAGTACTTAGAACGCCCAGGAGCTTTCAAG GTCTCATGTGGCAAGTGTGGGAATGGCCTGGGCCATGAATTCCTTGACGATGGCCCCCAAAAGGGCCAGTCTCGTTTCTGAATATTTAGCAGTTCTCTCACGTTTGTTCATAAAG tTCAATCTGGGAAGAACATGGAAAAATAA